In Brevibacillus brevis, a genomic segment contains:
- a CDS encoding DUF3907 family protein, with product MSATHLKQLCEETYTKLKRVSMEVERYLNQVTLSGLVAQSGDPEEYESYYRSYLSDLRHLLVYCENAYERLGVSLRRARFNEEFAEEVLYQVYHTCINNFYYPKGEVYDEDGRYAYTGQNAIVFRKQVTPELQQLTLTLSKVFEQMRDDLQYYETDYITKKRMQTEQAQA from the coding sequence ATGTCAGCGACTCATCTGAAACAATTGTGCGAAGAGACGTATACCAAGTTGAAAAGGGTAAGCATGGAAGTGGAACGCTACTTGAACCAGGTGACCTTGTCCGGTCTCGTTGCTCAGTCCGGTGATCCGGAAGAGTATGAATCTTACTATCGGAGCTACCTTTCTGACCTGCGCCATTTACTTGTCTACTGCGAAAATGCGTACGAACGGCTGGGAGTTTCCCTTCGCCGAGCACGATTTAACGAGGAGTTTGCCGAAGAAGTGTTGTATCAGGTTTACCATACCTGTATCAACAACTTTTACTACCCCAAGGGCGAGGTTTATGACGAAGACGGCCGCTATGCCTATACCGGCCAGAATGCGATTGTTTTCCGCAAGCAGGTCACTCCTGAACTGCAGCAGCTGACGCTTACCTTGTCAAAGGTCTTTGAACAAATGCGTGACGACCTGCAATATTACGAAACGGATTATATTACGAAAAAACGAATGCAAACCGAACAAGCACAGGCGTAA
- a CDS encoding ABC transporter permease has protein sequence MHNFPRLFWTEWQKLFTNKTIRSIVFIVPLMYLTLFGFLYGEKKVMHIPTVMVDADQSELSRELYRAFEVDQTFRINTIVGTEDEAMKLIDQGEANIALIIPPDLEKNVKAGREAEVLTVIDGSNMMISNTAVRSASTVVKTVSAGATLKKLEANGDWGEAGKNLYTGIDYRYRVLYNPTFSYMSFMVFGLAGTVLQQVLFLGIAISVTQQKEEGTWGQTLANNSFWAITASKMLPYFLAGTLNMFLGFTLLLKVFGIPYYGSTVHLMLVASAFNLAVLAIGYAISFFSKDQLQATQTAMLIAVPSFMLSGFTWPFMSMPTVVAAIGKSLPLTYFLHGTREILNKGHGLPAVSSDLLVLCLMTVLGLFAAYVFYLLQTRKKAAATSESAAV, from the coding sequence GTGCATAATTTCCCCCGCCTCTTCTGGACGGAATGGCAAAAACTTTTTACCAATAAAACAATTCGTTCGATCGTCTTTATCGTGCCGCTGATGTATTTGACCTTGTTCGGATTTTTGTACGGCGAGAAAAAAGTGATGCACATCCCTACAGTCATGGTGGACGCTGACCAGTCGGAGCTCAGCCGTGAGCTGTACCGAGCCTTCGAGGTCGATCAGACGTTTCGGATCAACACCATCGTAGGGACGGAGGACGAGGCGATGAAGCTGATCGACCAAGGTGAAGCGAACATCGCCTTGATCATCCCGCCGGACCTCGAAAAGAACGTCAAGGCTGGACGGGAGGCGGAAGTCCTCACCGTCATCGACGGCAGTAACATGATGATCTCCAATACGGCGGTACGGTCTGCGAGCACGGTCGTCAAGACGGTATCGGCAGGGGCGACGCTCAAGAAGCTGGAGGCTAACGGAGACTGGGGCGAAGCGGGGAAAAATCTGTATACCGGCATTGACTACCGCTACCGCGTTTTGTACAATCCGACGTTCAGCTATATGTCGTTCATGGTATTCGGCCTGGCGGGAACGGTTCTGCAGCAAGTCCTGTTCCTCGGGATCGCCATCTCGGTGACCCAGCAAAAAGAGGAGGGGACCTGGGGTCAGACGCTGGCGAACAACAGCTTCTGGGCAATTACCGCAAGCAAAATGCTGCCCTACTTTTTGGCGGGGACACTCAACATGTTCCTCGGGTTTACGCTTCTTTTAAAAGTGTTCGGAATCCCGTATTACGGCAGTACGGTCCACCTGATGCTCGTCGCCAGCGCTTTCAACCTGGCCGTTTTGGCCATCGGGTACGCAATCTCGTTCTTCTCCAAAGACCAGCTGCAGGCGACACAGACAGCGATGCTCATCGCCGTTCCGTCCTTTATGCTGTCGGGCTTCACATGGCCGTTCATGTCCATGCCGACTGTCGTTGCCGCCATCGGAAAATCTTTGCCGTTGACCTATTTTCTGCATGGGACGAGAGAGATTTTGAACAAAGGACACGGCCTTCCGGCAGTCAGCTCCGATCTGCTCGTACTGTGCCTGATGACGGTGCTCGGCCTGTTTGCGGCCTATGTCTTTTACCTCCTGCAGACCAGGAAAAAGGCGGCAGCCACCAGTGAATCGGCGGCCGTTTAG
- a CDS encoding sn-glycerol-3-phosphate ABC transporter ATP-binding protein UgpC, translating into MAKVTLNHIYKRYGNNVTAVNDFHLEIKDREFLVLVGPSGCGKSTTLRMIAGLEEISEGEMYIGDRLVNDVAPKDRDIAMVFQSYALYPHMNVYENMAFGLKLRKFSKQEIEKRIQDAARILDISHLLDRKPKALSGGQRQRVALGRAIVREPQVFLMDEPLSNLDAKLRVQMRTEILKLHQRLNTTIIYVTHDQTEAMTMGDRIVVMKDGLIQQVATPTEIYNHPVNLFVASFIGSPAMNFVNGTISEQEGKLVFSAEHIQVTFPEDKAKQLRERGYAGKSVIFGIRPEDLYSDAQFLEANPFESYLDAEIDVVENMGSELYVYFHNIGSTQMVARVDAREGLKPRMTVKLGMDLAKCHVFDSETQLAVF; encoded by the coding sequence ATGGCGAAAGTAACCTTGAACCACATTTACAAACGATACGGAAACAACGTTACGGCAGTGAACGACTTTCATCTCGAAATCAAGGATCGGGAATTTTTGGTGCTGGTCGGGCCATCCGGCTGCGGAAAATCGACCACGCTGCGCATGATCGCCGGACTGGAGGAAATATCGGAAGGCGAGATGTACATCGGTGACAGGCTGGTCAACGATGTCGCTCCCAAGGATCGGGACATCGCCATGGTTTTTCAGAGCTATGCCCTATACCCGCACATGAACGTCTACGAAAACATGGCATTCGGCCTGAAATTGCGCAAATTTTCCAAACAGGAGATCGAAAAGCGCATTCAGGATGCCGCTCGCATTCTGGACATTTCCCATTTGCTTGATCGCAAGCCGAAAGCGTTGTCCGGCGGTCAGCGGCAACGCGTCGCCCTTGGCCGCGCCATCGTGCGGGAGCCGCAAGTGTTTCTCATGGACGAACCGTTGTCCAACCTAGACGCCAAGCTGCGCGTCCAGATGCGCACGGAAATTCTGAAGCTGCATCAGCGGCTGAACACGACCATCATCTATGTGACCCACGATCAGACGGAAGCGATGACGATGGGCGACCGCATCGTGGTGATGAAGGACGGACTGATCCAGCAGGTCGCTACCCCGACCGAAATCTACAACCATCCCGTGAACCTTTTCGTCGCCAGCTTTATCGGGTCCCCGGCGATGAACTTCGTAAACGGAACGATCAGCGAACAGGAGGGCAAGCTCGTCTTTTCCGCCGAGCATATCCAGGTGACCTTCCCCGAGGACAAGGCGAAGCAGCTGCGCGAGCGGGGTTACGCGGGCAAATCCGTCATCTTCGGCATCCGCCCCGAAGATTTGTACAGCGACGCGCAATTTCTGGAAGCCAATCCGTTTGAAAGCTACCTCGATGCGGAAATTGACGTCGTGGAGAACATGGGATCCGAGCTGTACGTGTACTTTCATAATATTGGCAGCACGCAAATGGTGGCTCGCGTAGACGCCCGGGAAGGCTTGAAGCCCCGTATGACAGTGAAATTGGGGATGGATCTGGCCAAGTGCCACGTATTTGACAGCGAGACACAGCTGGCTGTATTCTAG
- a CDS encoding Cof-type HAD-IIB family hydrolase, translating to MAYKIVFFDIDGTLLNTRHVIPSATIEAVRRLRKNGVQIAIATGRSPYHLMPIAKELQIDTFVSFNGSYVVSQGRVVHHTPFEIQTLEKLEAMANRNHHPMVFLSAEGCFANVSDHPHVIESFDSLRLPAPQKRDRYWEEAPIYQAFLYCNTQEEAPYVGGFREVSYVRWHKYTLDVLPPQGSKARGIEALLSHFGYSPDEAVAFGDGLNDKEMLSYVGMGVAMGNAHEELKPLANRITRHVDEDGIHFGLAQLGLI from the coding sequence ATGGCGTACAAAATCGTCTTTTTTGACATCGACGGCACCTTGCTCAACACCCGGCACGTCATTCCATCAGCGACCATCGAAGCCGTACGGCGCTTGCGGAAAAACGGCGTGCAAATTGCCATAGCGACCGGCCGTTCCCCGTATCATCTGATGCCGATTGCCAAAGAGCTTCAGATCGATACATTCGTCAGCTTCAACGGCTCGTACGTCGTAAGCCAAGGCCGAGTCGTCCATCACACACCGTTTGAGATCCAGACGCTCGAAAAGCTGGAAGCCATGGCGAATCGCAACCATCACCCGATGGTTTTCCTAAGTGCGGAAGGCTGCTTTGCAAACGTCAGCGATCACCCTCACGTCATAGAATCGTTCGATTCGCTCCGCTTGCCTGCTCCGCAAAAACGCGACCGCTACTGGGAGGAAGCCCCGATCTACCAAGCCTTCCTCTATTGCAATACACAGGAAGAAGCGCCTTATGTGGGAGGTTTTCGCGAAGTATCCTACGTCCGCTGGCACAAATACACGCTGGACGTCTTGCCTCCGCAGGGCTCCAAAGCACGAGGGATCGAGGCGCTGCTTTCCCATTTCGGATACAGTCCTGACGAGGCGGTTGCGTTTGGCGACGGGCTGAACGACAAGGAAATGCTCTCCTATGTAGGAATGGGAGTCGCGATGGGAAATGCGCATGAAGAATTGAAGCCCCTCGCCAACCGGATCACCCGTCACGTCGATGAGGACGGCATTCATTTTGGTTTGGCCCAGCTCGGTTTGATCTAG
- a CDS encoding trimeric intracellular cation channel family protein — protein sequence MSWEWFNIIGTVAFVISGAVIAMEEEYDLLGVIVLGMATAFGGGILRNILLGIPLTAFWNQGTLFTIALVSMLIVFVLPHKYIHYWNRWGLFFDAVGLSAFAIQGAMYATQMHYPLSATIVAAVLTGIGGGIIRDVLAGRKPLVFKEEIYAVWAMVAGVAVGMKWATSIPELYTLFSAIIVCRMVSVYRGWKLPRRSLRPASVPARPLNDRM from the coding sequence ATGTCTTGGGAATGGTTCAACATCATCGGAACGGTGGCGTTTGTCATCAGCGGCGCCGTCATCGCCATGGAGGAGGAGTACGATCTCCTCGGCGTCATCGTGCTTGGCATGGCAACCGCTTTTGGCGGCGGGATCTTGCGCAACATTTTGCTCGGGATTCCGCTCACCGCTTTTTGGAATCAAGGCACCTTATTCACCATTGCACTCGTCTCTATGCTGATTGTCTTCGTTCTCCCGCATAAATACATCCACTATTGGAACCGCTGGGGACTGTTTTTTGACGCGGTAGGCCTCTCCGCTTTCGCGATTCAGGGCGCCATGTACGCGACGCAGATGCACTATCCGCTCAGCGCGACGATCGTCGCTGCCGTGTTGACCGGGATCGGCGGCGGAATTATCCGCGACGTGCTCGCTGGCCGCAAGCCGCTCGTTTTCAAAGAAGAAATTTACGCAGTCTGGGCGATGGTCGCAGGTGTGGCTGTCGGAATGAAATGGGCGACCTCCATCCCCGAACTGTACACGCTGTTCAGCGCCATCATCGTCTGCCGCATGGTTTCCGTCTATCGCGGCTGGAAACTACCCCGCCGCTCCTTGCGTCCCGCTTCCGTTCCCGCCCGGCCGCTGAACGATCGAATGTAA
- a CDS encoding S8 family peptidase, with protein sequence MRVAPIVIAVVLVGLVAIPYGIRQHAQQEMREPHPRVTSVASKIPRINYIEQVKDIRRGLENSSHVQTLHHNPRDRSHYVEHEVVVRFHPRPDQKTIDKLVSSLDAKVKRDFDKFLIIKSRSMTTQEMIKKVAEHPDSVYAEPNFLLLPNRKPNDPYYSEYQWNLPLIGMEQSWNISEGSSDVIVAVVDTGVDMNHPEFKGKLVEGYNVLKDNNHPMDDNGHGTHVSGIIAAKTNNKDGIAGMTWKSKLMPVKAIGADGSGSAVDIAQGIYWATDHGADVINLSVGNYTSSAALKEACRYAFDHNVVLVAASGNDASDQPSYPAAYDEVLSVAAVDHLKERADFSNYGDYVDVAAPGVDIPSTYIYSDYASLSGTSMACPHVTALAALVRSVHLGMKNSDVMDVIRNSALDLGPPGPDKLYGHGMIDVNQTLKQLQAETAKTPEPPRTIGGLLNKFFLRLRLGFQ encoded by the coding sequence TTGCGAGTGGCCCCGATTGTCATTGCGGTAGTTTTAGTCGGGCTGGTCGCCATTCCGTATGGCATCCGCCAACATGCCCAGCAAGAGATGCGTGAGCCTCATCCCAGGGTCACCTCCGTAGCATCGAAAATTCCCCGCATCAACTACATTGAGCAAGTAAAAGACATACGCCGCGGCCTGGAAAACAGCAGCCACGTGCAGACGCTCCATCACAATCCACGGGATCGGAGCCATTATGTCGAACACGAGGTCGTGGTCCGCTTCCACCCCAGACCTGACCAAAAGACGATCGACAAGCTGGTATCCTCACTCGATGCCAAGGTCAAGCGGGATTTTGACAAGTTCCTCATCATCAAGTCGCGCAGCATGACGACGCAAGAAATGATAAAAAAGGTGGCGGAGCATCCCGATTCGGTCTATGCCGAGCCGAATTTTTTGCTGCTGCCCAACCGGAAACCAAACGATCCGTATTACAGCGAATACCAGTGGAACCTTCCGCTGATCGGCATGGAGCAAAGCTGGAATATAAGTGAAGGCAGCAGCGATGTCATCGTCGCAGTGGTAGACACCGGCGTCGACATGAATCATCCGGAATTCAAAGGAAAGCTCGTGGAAGGCTACAATGTGCTGAAGGACAACAACCATCCGATGGATGACAACGGACACGGCACTCACGTCTCCGGAATCATCGCAGCCAAAACGAACAACAAGGACGGCATCGCCGGCATGACCTGGAAAAGCAAGCTCATGCCTGTCAAGGCGATTGGAGCGGATGGATCGGGATCGGCCGTCGACATCGCTCAAGGAATTTACTGGGCGACGGATCACGGAGCCGATGTCATCAACCTGAGTGTCGGCAACTACACTTCGTCGGCTGCCCTCAAGGAGGCCTGCCGATACGCTTTTGATCACAACGTTGTTCTGGTGGCCGCCTCTGGAAACGACGCGTCGGACCAGCCGAGCTATCCGGCTGCCTACGATGAAGTACTTTCCGTCGCCGCTGTTGACCACCTCAAGGAGCGCGCCGACTTTTCCAACTACGGCGACTATGTGGATGTCGCCGCACCGGGCGTCGACATTCCCAGCACGTACATTTACAGCGACTACGCTTCCCTCTCGGGGACTTCCATGGCTTGTCCGCACGTAACCGCGCTGGCGGCCCTGGTCCGGTCGGTGCATCTCGGGATGAAAAACAGCGACGTGATGGATGTCATCCGCAACTCTGCGCTTGATCTCGGTCCCCCTGGCCCCGACAAGCTGTATGGCCACGGGATGATCGACGTAAACCAGACGCTGAAACAGCTTCAGGCCGAGACGGCGAAGACCCCGGAGCCGCCCCGAACGATCGGCGGACTCTTGAACAAATTTTTCCTCCGACTGCGCCTCGGCTTCCAATAA